The following are encoded together in the Gemmatimonadaceae bacterium genome:
- a CDS encoding ABC transporter permease produces MKAVVATTQRPLRFSWLDFKVGLRILVRFPGLTVVGTVAMAVAIALGSIYFEAVNKWQNPTLPIAGGDRVISITNWDAHTSSPERRMLHDVGLWRGQLRTLDVVGAAVEFQRNLATEDGHVEIVNGAELTANAFALMGTAPFMGRTISERDEEPGAPPVVVIGHALWTSRFEGDPGVVGKSVKLGTASATIVGVMPQGFAFPATQRLWLPLRRDAFTIAPRTGPMVTVFGRLAPGATLQDARNELEVHGARLAAESRATHEHLRPVVANYGKPLGAGQMLLIRKIVYAVNVVFLLLLAIICTNVATLVFARTATRGWEITVRSALGASRGRIIAQLFVEALVLASLAAIVGLGLARLALRFAVAQFAASGALPFWIDDTLSWRTVLYTGLLTLFGAAIVGVLPALRVTRINVQDALRNEAAARAGLRFGGFWTGVIVVQVAITVAFLPLAAGGAFESNRFHQRAQGIEAGHYLTAGVGIDRENYVLDSAAYAQRTRRAFDELERRLRAEPGIEQVSFSDRLPVEDQFKYSIEVDSTLGVSPTTGIRRSTLVQVSGGFFRAFGSAVVAGRDFVPLDFETGHVIMVNQSFAHYVLGDRNPVGQRVRIVSGEIDALAGEQWYEIVGVVRDFGWQLPEPQEQSAMYLPSLPGTGHAGQLAVRVRDPDAFATRLRTLVAEADPTIQLIDVKPLGLAGGGEARMNWALTSVAWLVGFIVLMLSATGIHSLMSFTVARRTREIGIRAALGASAGRIVAGIFSRALLQVTLGVVVGSVVASLGGLGSMREVLILAGADAIMLLVGLTACAVPLRRALRIDPTEALRAEG; encoded by the coding sequence ATGAAGGCCGTCGTCGCCACCACACAACGCCCGCTCCGCTTCTCCTGGCTCGACTTCAAGGTCGGGCTCCGCATCCTGGTGCGGTTCCCCGGACTCACCGTCGTGGGGACGGTTGCCATGGCGGTCGCCATCGCCCTCGGCTCCATCTACTTCGAGGCCGTCAACAAGTGGCAGAACCCGACCTTGCCGATTGCTGGGGGCGATCGCGTCATCTCGATCACCAACTGGGATGCGCACACCTCGTCGCCCGAGCGACGGATGCTGCATGATGTTGGTCTGTGGCGCGGACAGTTGCGCACGCTCGACGTGGTGGGAGCGGCGGTCGAGTTCCAGCGCAACCTGGCCACCGAGGATGGGCATGTCGAGATCGTCAACGGCGCCGAGTTGACGGCCAATGCCTTCGCGTTGATGGGGACGGCGCCGTTCATGGGGCGCACGATCTCCGAACGCGACGAGGAGCCGGGCGCGCCGCCGGTGGTGGTCATCGGCCACGCACTCTGGACGTCGCGCTTCGAGGGCGATCCGGGCGTGGTCGGGAAGTCGGTCAAGCTCGGAACCGCAAGTGCGACGATCGTCGGCGTGATGCCGCAGGGGTTCGCCTTTCCCGCCACGCAGCGCCTCTGGCTTCCGCTGCGCCGCGACGCCTTCACGATCGCGCCGCGAACCGGGCCCATGGTGACGGTGTTCGGCCGCTTGGCACCCGGCGCCACGCTGCAGGACGCGCGCAATGAGCTGGAAGTGCACGGCGCGCGGCTCGCCGCCGAGAGCCGCGCAACGCACGAGCACCTGCGTCCGGTCGTCGCCAACTACGGAAAGCCGCTCGGCGCCGGGCAGATGCTCCTCATCCGGAAGATCGTCTACGCGGTGAACGTGGTCTTCCTGCTGTTGCTGGCGATCATCTGCACCAACGTGGCGACGCTCGTCTTTGCCCGTACGGCCACGCGCGGCTGGGAGATCACGGTTCGCTCGGCGCTGGGGGCGAGCCGGGGACGGATCATCGCGCAGTTGTTCGTCGAAGCGCTGGTGCTGGCGAGCCTGGCGGCGATCGTGGGACTCGGACTGGCACGGCTCGCACTGCGATTCGCGGTGGCGCAGTTCGCGGCCAGCGGCGCGCTTCCGTTCTGGATCGACGACACGCTGTCGTGGCGGACAGTGCTCTACACCGGCCTGCTGACGCTCTTTGGGGCGGCGATCGTCGGCGTGTTGCCGGCGCTGCGCGTGACGCGGATCAATGTGCAGGACGCGCTGCGCAACGAGGCGGCAGCGCGCGCGGGTCTCAGATTCGGCGGCTTCTGGACGGGGGTGATCGTGGTGCAGGTCGCGATCACGGTGGCCTTCCTCCCCCTTGCAGCCGGCGGCGCCTTCGAGTCCAATCGCTTCCACCAGCGTGCGCAGGGGATCGAGGCCGGGCACTACCTCACCGCCGGCGTTGGCATCGATCGCGAAAACTACGTGCTCGACTCGGCGGCCTACGCGCAGCGCACGCGGCGCGCCTTCGACGAGCTGGAACGTCGCCTGCGCGCGGAGCCGGGGATCGAGCAGGTCTCGTTCTCCGACCGCCTCCCGGTCGAGGACCAGTTCAAGTACTCCATCGAGGTCGACAGCACGCTCGGCGTCTCGCCGACGACCGGGATCCGGCGGAGCACGTTGGTGCAGGTGTCGGGCGGCTTCTTTCGCGCGTTTGGCTCGGCGGTTGTTGCGGGGCGCGACTTCGTCCCGCTCGACTTCGAGACCGGGCACGTGATCATGGTGAACCAGTCGTTCGCCCACTACGTGTTAGGCGACCGGAATCCGGTTGGCCAGCGCGTGCGGATCGTGAGCGGGGAGATCGATGCGCTCGCCGGCGAGCAATGGTACGAGATCGTGGGGGTGGTCAGGGACTTCGGCTGGCAGCTTCCCGAGCCGCAGGAGCAGTCGGCGATGTACCTGCCGTCGCTCCCCGGAACGGGGCACGCGGGGCAGCTCGCCGTGCGGGTACGGGATCCGGATGCCTTTGCCACGCGATTGCGCACGCTCGTCGCCGAGGCCGACCCGACCATCCAGCTCATCGACGTGAAACCGCTTGGCCTGGCGGGCGGAGGCGAGGCACGGATGAACTGGGCATTGACGTCGGTGGCCTGGCTGGTGGGTTTCATCGTGCTGATGCTTTCGGCGACCGGCATACATTCGCTGATGTCGTTCACCGTCGCGCGGCGCACGCGCGAGATCGGGATTCGCGCCGCGCTGGGGGCGAGTGCGGGGCGCATCGTGGCGGGGATCTTCTCGCGGGCGCTGCTGCAGGTGACCCTGGGGGTGGTGGTGGGAAGCGTCGTTGCTTCGTTAGGCGGGCTGGGCTCGATGCGCGAGGTGCTGATCCTGGCCGGCGCGGACGCGATCATGCTGCTCGTCGGACTCACGGCATGCGCGGTGCCGTTGCGCCGCGCGCTCAGGATCGACCCAACGGAGGCGTTGCGCGCGGAGGGGTGA
- a CDS encoding SET domain-containing protein: protein MTPEQLLKELRDQTYVMLRPSPIEGIGVFALRDIPKGCRDMFSPPPATDDYVVIPRATIDELPVHARRLVETYCLFDADSYYLPGGGFKKLDLVHFLNHSDAPNVASVDEGKWFEALRDIAEGEELLVDYGELVEDEAPTA from the coding sequence ATGACCCCCGAGCAACTCCTGAAGGAACTGCGCGACCAGACGTACGTCATGTTGCGCCCGTCTCCCATCGAGGGGATCGGCGTCTTCGCGCTGCGCGACATTCCCAAGGGGTGCCGCGACATGTTCTCCCCGCCGCCTGCAACTGACGACTACGTGGTGATCCCGCGCGCCACGATCGACGAACTCCCCGTGCACGCCCGGCGACTGGTCGAGACCTATTGCCTGTTCGACGCCGATTCGTACTACCTTCCCGGCGGGGGATTCAAGAAGCTCGACCTGGTGCACTTCCTGAATCACTCCGACGCACCGAACGTTGCCTCGGTGGACGAGGGGAAGTGGTTCGAGGCGCTGCGCGACATTGCGGAGGGGGAGGAGCTGCTGGTGGACTATGGGGAGTTGGTGGAGGATGAGGCGCCGACCGCGTGA
- a CDS encoding dienelactone hydrolase family protein codes for MERKTAQDFDQELLLIFDQYVHGAIDRRGFLDRATKFAVGGITAGMLLDSLSPKFAEAQQVPKDDQRLKTEVVEVASPKGNGTIKAYVCRPANATGKLPAIVVVHENRGLNPHIEDIARRLALDGFVAFAPDALFPLGGYPGDEDKARELFPKLEQAKTREDFVAAASFLKGRAECTGKVGAVGFCYGGGMVNYLATRLGTDLSGGVAFYGSAPNLEDVPKIRCPLLVQSAENDPRINASWPDFEKALQAANVKYERYLYPGTQHGFNNDTTPRYDAAAAKLAWERTVAFFRANVK; via the coding sequence ATGGAACGCAAGACGGCGCAGGACTTCGACCAGGAACTACTGCTCATCTTCGACCAGTACGTGCACGGCGCCATCGATCGCCGCGGCTTTCTCGACCGCGCGACCAAGTTTGCCGTGGGCGGCATCACCGCCGGCATGTTGCTCGACTCGCTCAGCCCGAAGTTCGCCGAAGCACAGCAGGTGCCCAAGGATGACCAGCGGCTGAAGACCGAAGTGGTCGAGGTCGCCTCGCCCAAGGGTAACGGCACGATCAAGGCGTACGTGTGTCGGCCCGCCAACGCGACCGGCAAACTGCCGGCGATTGTCGTGGTCCACGAGAACCGCGGCCTCAACCCGCACATCGAAGACATCGCGCGGCGCCTGGCGCTCGACGGCTTCGTCGCCTTTGCACCTGACGCCCTCTTCCCGCTGGGAGGCTATCCGGGGGACGAGGACAAGGCGCGCGAGCTGTTCCCCAAGCTGGAGCAAGCCAAGACACGCGAGGACTTCGTTGCCGCCGCCTCCTTCCTCAAGGGGCGCGCCGAGTGCACCGGGAAGGTCGGCGCCGTCGGCTTCTGCTACGGCGGCGGGATGGTGAACTACCTCGCCACACGGCTCGGCACCGACCTGTCCGGCGGCGTCGCGTTCTACGGCTCGGCGCCCAACCTGGAAGACGTCCCGAAGATTCGCTGTCCGTTGTTGGTGCAGTCGGCGGAGAACGACCCGCGCATCAACGCCAGCTGGCCTGATTTCGAGAAGGCGCTGCAGGCGGCCAACGTGAAGTACGAGCGCTACCTGTATCCGGGGACGCAGCACGGCTTCAACAACGACACCACGCCGCGCTATGACGCGGCGGCGGCCAAGCTGGCGTGGGAGCGGACGGTGGCGTTCTTCCGGGCGAATGTGAAGTGA
- a CDS encoding PadR family transcriptional regulator has protein sequence MAPPAELLPGNLELVILKAISLGDVHGYGVLLRIQQISGEAIVVQQGALYPALYRLEQQGLIAGRWGTSDNNRRARFYKLTPLGRRRFVQEQGSWQRLADAIARSLLATPQEI, from the coding sequence ATGGCGCCGCCAGCAGAACTGCTCCCCGGCAACCTCGAGCTGGTCATCCTCAAGGCCATCTCACTCGGAGACGTCCACGGCTACGGCGTGCTGCTGCGCATCCAGCAGATCTCCGGCGAGGCGATCGTCGTGCAGCAGGGGGCGCTCTATCCCGCGCTCTACCGGCTGGAGCAACAAGGGTTGATCGCCGGTCGCTGGGGGACATCGGACAACAACCGGCGTGCACGCTTCTACAAGCTCACGCCGCTCGGGCGACGTCGCTTCGTGCAGGAACAGGGGAGTTGGCAGCGGCTCGCCGACGCCATCGCTCGCTCGCTCCTCGCCACGCCGCAGGAGATCTGA